In Candidatus Poribacteria bacterium, the sequence TTTCAAAGGTGCCTACTGCTTTTTGGGCATCGTTGAATCTAAGATAAATCTGTGCAAGTGTGTAACGGGCATCTCTGATACGGACAGCCAATTCAATGCGTTCGCTACTTCTCGCGCGGCTGGTACGATTCCCACCCCGTATTGAAAGCGCACGTTCTTCTAATAAGGCAATTGCGCTTGTGATATGATGTTCAGCTTTTTCAAAATTGTCTTGTGCCTGATAGGCAAGACTGATACCACTGTGTGCCTCAACTTCTATCCAACTGCTGTTCCGAGATGGAGGGCGTACAGTACCGCTTTCAATTGATTCCAAAACGGTGAGAAAAGAGCGTACTGCTGCCGTATCGTTTCCAGTTTGAAGGTAAAGTTGCCCCAAGCGATTCCACACACTTATTTGTTCCGGATGGATGGTTATGACCCTTTCATAGGACTGTAAAGCTTCGGCAAGACGGTTTTGACTTTCATAGAGATTTCCGAGCTGCCAATGGTATTCGGCTCTAAAGGGGAGAATGCGGGTAAGTGCTTTGTAAGACGTAATTGCCAGATCAATCTTGCCGAGATAGCGAGCGATGCCACCAAGATAGTCATGTGCTTCACCGTGGTCAGGATCTAATTCAATAATTTGCTGCCCGACTAAAAGCATCTCCTCTTCTAATGCCTTTGTCTTCCGGTTTCCACGTCCGTTTTGATCTATTGAAGAACGGAACCGTTCCTTTAGTATTTGGGCAAGGATCCATTTCGCATCTACACTTTTAGGGTTAAGTTCAATGGCTTTCCTGATATCATTTTCAGCACCGTTAATATTTTGTAATCTTGAAAATCGAAGCGCAGCCCGCTCTGCATAGATGAAACTGAGACCGCGGGCAGATAAAACTTGGTTTCCTTCAATGGATTCACCGTCCAGCTCCAATTCCTCAATTAACGCATCGTAGGCGGCTTTGCTTTTGCGAATGTTGCGTTCACCGGTTCTGCAATAGGCAGCCCACATCAGTTTCGCATAGATATCCGCTGCGCGTGCCATGTCGGCGTTTAACGCCGTATTAGCATCGGTGACCGGGATTAACTCGGGTGTCTCATCAGCGAGTACATCTGTTTGGGCGTGCAAACCGCGTCCTAAGACAAAACTCGCCATGACAAAGACAAAAATCGTGAGCATACCAAGATATTTCATTTTTCCTCCGTGTGTGACAATCCACTATAAATCCTACGCATCTTCAAGCAGAGAAGATGAAAGTTCAATTTTAGCGGCATCAACAAGTGTCTCGTCGGCTTGAAGTGCCATGATGCGCACCCCTTGGGTATTGCGTCCGATACGCCGAATGTCGCCGACAGCTGTTCGGGTAACATACCCATTTGAACTAATGAGAACGAGTTCATCAATATCTGCGACGCGTTTTGCAGCGACAACTGCACCGTTCCGTGTTGACTTTCCGATGGCGATGATACCTTTCCCACCGCGTTTTTGGGAGCGATAAGCAGAGACAGCCGTACGCTTGCCATACCCGTTTTCCGTGACAATCAACAAGGTGTCATCTTCCTTAGCAGTCTTTTGTTCGGTTTCTTCCGCTTCAGTCCCCTCGCCGTTAACAATAACCATTTGTGCTACAAAGTCCTCAGCACCGAGTTCTATGCCACGGACCCCGCGCGTATTGCGCCCAAGGGATCTGACATCTTTCTCATTAAACCGAATGGCAGTACCTTTGTGAGTAACAAGGATGACATCGGAAGTGCCTTCTGTTACTTGCGCGCCAATGAGTTTGTCACCATCATCAAGTTTAACAGCGATAATCCCATTCGACAACGTGTTCTCAAAACTGGCGAGTTCTGTCTTTTTGACAATGCCTTGTTGTGTCGCCATAAAGACAAATTTATTCGCTGTAACCTCGCCGGCATCAGTGCTTTC encodes:
- a CDS encoding tetratricopeptide repeat protein produces the protein MKYLGMLTIFVFVMASFVLGRGLHAQTDVLADETPELIPVTDANTALNADMARAADIYAKLMWAAYCRTGERNIRKSKAAYDALIEELELDGESIEGNQVLSARGLSFIYAERAALRFSRLQNINGAENDIRKAIELNPKSVDAKWILAQILKERFRSSIDQNGRGNRKTKALEEEMLLVGQQIIELDPDHGEAHDYLGGIARYLGKIDLAITSYKALTRILPFRAEYHWQLGNLYESQNRLAEALQSYERVITIHPEQISVWNRLGQLYLQTGNDTAAVRSFLTVLESIESGTVRPPSRNSSWIEVEAHSGISLAYQAQDNFEKAEHHITSAIALLEERALSIRGGNRTSRARSSERIELAVRIRDARYTLAQIYLRFNDAQKAVGTFE